From Nicotiana tabacum cultivar K326 chromosome 20, ASM71507v2, whole genome shotgun sequence, one genomic window encodes:
- the LOC107791786 gene encoding uncharacterized protein LOC107791786 isoform X1: protein MPKSYFNDCFNNIIKSHFCFVTLEEVAREYVYRSIAKKWAASRQKLWDEFKDPLKTKDEIMDNVPVGITRDQWTFFVNYRSKEETQEKIKLAVSESTVDESEISPNDAAGKVLGKEYPGRVRCLGLGATPSNTFRETNLRPGNIRIVSNNVGCSSGCQEKYNQLMNTLKAYMIMKEGSIAEQFAGIFASTPTTPRDATSGPVSLTDAKRSSSASNLCDSN, encoded by the exons ATGCCTAAGTCATACTTTAACGACTGCTTTAATAACATTATAAAG TCTCATTTCTGTTTTGTGACCCTTGAGGAAGTTGCACGAGAATATGTTTATCGCTCTATTGCAAAGAAGTGGGCTGCAAGTAGGCAGAAGTTGTGGGACGAGTTTAAAGACCCACTTAAAACCAAAGATGAGATTATGGATAATGTTCCGGTAGGTATTACTCGGGATCAATGGACTTTCTTTGTGAACTACCGTTCTAAAGAAGAAACTCAG GAAAAAATTAAGCTAGCAGtgagtgaaagtacagtggatgAGTCTGAAATTTCTCCAAATGATGCTGCTGGTAAGGTGCTAGGCAAAGAGTATCCTGGAAGGGTGAGATGTTTGGGATTAGGAGCTACTCCAAGCAATACTTTCAGAGAGACAAATCTTCGTCCTGGTAATATTAGAATTGTGAGTAATAATGTCGGATGTTCTTCTGGATGCCAAGAGAAGTACAATCAATTGATGAATACTCTCAAAGCATACATGATAATGAAGGAAGGGTCAATAGCAGAACAATTTGCTGGGATATTTGCTTCTACTCCTACAACG CCGAGAGATGCAACTAGCGGACCCGTTTCACTGACGGATGCAAAAAGATCTTCTAGCGCTAGTAATCTCTGTGACAGCAATTGA
- the LOC107791786 gene encoding uncharacterized protein LOC107791786 isoform X2: MDNVPVGITRDQWTFFVNYRSKEETQEKIKLAVSESTVDESEISPNDAAGKVLGKEYPGRVRCLGLGATPSNTFRETNLRPGNIRIVSNNVGCSSGCQEKYNQLMNTLKAYMIMKEGSIAEQFAGIFASTPTTPRDATSGPVSLTDAKRSSSASNLCDSN, from the exons ATGGATAATGTTCCGGTAGGTATTACTCGGGATCAATGGACTTTCTTTGTGAACTACCGTTCTAAAGAAGAAACTCAG GAAAAAATTAAGCTAGCAGtgagtgaaagtacagtggatgAGTCTGAAATTTCTCCAAATGATGCTGCTGGTAAGGTGCTAGGCAAAGAGTATCCTGGAAGGGTGAGATGTTTGGGATTAGGAGCTACTCCAAGCAATACTTTCAGAGAGACAAATCTTCGTCCTGGTAATATTAGAATTGTGAGTAATAATGTCGGATGTTCTTCTGGATGCCAAGAGAAGTACAATCAATTGATGAATACTCTCAAAGCATACATGATAATGAAGGAAGGGTCAATAGCAGAACAATTTGCTGGGATATTTGCTTCTACTCCTACAACG CCGAGAGATGCAACTAGCGGACCCGTTTCACTGACGGATGCAAAAAGATCTTCTAGCGCTAGTAATCTCTGTGACAGCAATTGA